A window of Longispora fulva contains these coding sequences:
- a CDS encoding RNA ligase: protein MIRLDEVVDPTLLATMVAEGYVRVRPHPTLPLAIHNYSEKAQYEGVWNAATLACRGLISHTGTGEVLARPFPKFFTYGQVEVGPLDLGAPVSVTDKADGSLGVLYPAGNGHEIATRGSFASDQALHATALWRKRYAAYTPPAGLTLLFEIVYPANRIVVDYADLDDLILLGAVSVATGMSLSPDDLAWPGPRVESFGYPTLGEALAAEPRAGREGLVVRFTGSERRIKIKYDEYVALHRVVTGLNARVVWEALVDDAFGALVERLPDEFHAWARAVSTELTARVEAEAERVEAVYAGIVAGLPDGWTRKDFALVAGRHPDRGCLFSRLDGRDYRQFLWQQAKPAADWTPTGRVFDEENA, encoded by the coding sequence ATGATCCGCCTCGACGAGGTGGTGGACCCGACGCTGCTCGCGACCATGGTCGCCGAGGGCTACGTCCGGGTCCGGCCGCACCCGACCCTCCCCCTGGCCATCCACAACTACAGCGAGAAGGCCCAGTACGAGGGCGTCTGGAACGCCGCGACCCTCGCCTGCCGGGGCCTGATCAGCCACACCGGCACCGGCGAGGTGCTCGCCCGGCCGTTCCCGAAGTTCTTCACCTACGGCCAGGTCGAGGTCGGCCCGCTCGACCTGGGCGCGCCGGTGTCCGTCACCGACAAGGCCGACGGGTCCCTCGGCGTGCTGTACCCGGCCGGAAACGGCCACGAGATCGCCACCCGCGGCTCGTTCGCCAGCGACCAGGCTCTGCACGCCACCGCGCTGTGGCGGAAGCGTTATGCGGCCTACACGCCGCCGGCCGGCCTGACCCTGCTGTTCGAGATCGTGTACCCGGCGAACCGGATCGTCGTCGACTACGCCGACCTCGACGACCTGATCCTGCTGGGCGCGGTCTCGGTCGCGACGGGCATGTCGCTGTCCCCCGACGACCTGGCCTGGCCGGGGCCCCGGGTCGAGTCGTTCGGCTACCCGACGCTGGGCGAGGCGCTGGCCGCCGAGCCCCGGGCGGGCCGCGAGGGCCTAGTTGTCCGATTCACGGGGTCGGAGCGCCGGATCAAGATCAAATATGACGAGTACGTCGCCCTGCACCGCGTCGTCACCGGCCTCAACGCCCGGGTGGTGTGGGAGGCGCTGGTCGACGACGCGTTCGGCGCCCTGGTCGAGCGGCTGCCCGACGAGTTCCACGCCTGGGCGCGGGCCGTGTCGACGGAACTGACGGCGCGGGTCGAGGCGGAGGCGGAGCGGGTCGAGGCCGTCTACGCCGGCATCGTCGCCGGCCTGCCCGACGGCTGGACCCGGAAGGACTTCGCGCTGGTCGCGGGGCGCCACCCCGACCGGGGCTGCCTGTTCAGCCGACTCGACGGGCGGGACTACCGACAGTTCCTGTGGCAGCAGGCCAAGCCGGCGGCAGACTGGACCCCCACGGGTCGAGTATTCGATGAGGAGAACGCATGA
- the rpmE gene encoding 50S ribosomal protein L31: protein MRKDIHPEYVATEVVCSCGSTFSTRSTVKGGSLHVETCSACHPFYTGKQRILDTGGRIAKFQKKYAKTAAK, encoded by the coding sequence ATGCGTAAGGACATTCACCCGGAGTACGTCGCGACCGAGGTCGTGTGCTCCTGCGGCAGCACCTTCTCCACCCGCAGCACCGTCAAGGGCGGTTCGCTGCACGTCGAGACGTGCTCGGCCTGCCACCCGTTCTACACCGGCAAGCAGCGGATCCTCGACACCGGTGGTCGGATCGCGAAGTTCCAGAAGAAGTACGCGAAGACCGCCGCCAAGTAG
- the prfA gene encoding peptide chain release factor 1, producing the protein MSTDRLSSLLAEHADLEKQLSDPAIHADQGLARRVGRRYAELNGIAAAAKELEQVRSDLEAANELAGEDEAFAAEAVELAARIPVIEEKLSELLLPRDPNDAKDVIIEIKGGEGGEEAALFAGDLLRMYLRYAEKHGWVAEVIDSENTDLGGFKDVSVAVKTKGVPEDGRGVWSRLKYEGGVHRVQRVPATESQGRIHTSAAGVLVLPEAEEVDIEINQGDLRIDVYRSGGPGGQSVNTTDSAVRITHIPTGVVVSCQNEKSQLQNKESAMRVLRARLLLHAQEQANAEASDVRKSQVRTMDRSERIRTYNYPQNRISDHRIGFTAYNLDLVLNGELDGVLDALSTADREARIAGEELGRK; encoded by the coding sequence ATGAGCACGGACAGGCTTTCCTCGCTGCTCGCTGAGCACGCCGACCTGGAAAAGCAGCTCTCCGACCCGGCCATCCACGCCGACCAGGGCCTGGCGCGCCGCGTCGGCCGCCGGTACGCGGAACTCAACGGCATCGCCGCCGCCGCCAAGGAGCTCGAGCAGGTCCGTTCCGACCTGGAGGCCGCGAACGAGCTGGCCGGCGAGGACGAGGCTTTCGCGGCGGAGGCCGTCGAGCTGGCGGCGCGGATTCCGGTGATCGAGGAGAAGCTGTCCGAGCTGCTCCTGCCGCGCGACCCGAACGACGCCAAGGACGTGATCATCGAGATCAAGGGCGGCGAGGGTGGCGAGGAGGCCGCCCTGTTCGCCGGGGACCTGCTGCGGATGTACCTGAGGTACGCGGAGAAGCACGGCTGGGTCGCGGAGGTCATCGACTCCGAGAACACCGACCTGGGCGGCTTCAAGGACGTCTCCGTGGCCGTGAAGACCAAGGGCGTGCCCGAGGACGGCCGGGGCGTGTGGTCGCGGCTGAAGTACGAGGGCGGCGTGCACCGGGTCCAGCGGGTGCCGGCGACCGAGTCGCAGGGCCGGATCCACACCAGCGCGGCCGGCGTGTTGGTCCTCCCCGAGGCCGAGGAGGTGGACATCGAGATCAACCAGGGCGACCTGCGGATCGACGTCTACCGGTCCGGCGGCCCGGGCGGTCAGTCCGTCAACACGACCGACTCGGCGGTGCGGATCACGCACATCCCGACCGGCGTCGTGGTGAGCTGCCAGAACGAGAAGTCCCAGCTGCAGAACAAGGAGTCGGCGATGCGGGTGCTGCGCGCCCGGCTGCTGCTGCACGCCCAGGAGCAGGCCAACGCCGAGGCGTCCGACGTGCGCAAGTCGCAGGTCCGGACGATGGACCGTTCCGAGCGGATCCGGACGTACAACTACCCGCAGAACCGGATCTCCGACCACCGGATCGGCTTCACGGCCTACAACCTCGACCTGGTGCTCAACGGGGAGCTCGACGGCGTGCTGGACGCGTTGTCGACGGCCGACCGCGAGGCCCGGATCGCCGGCGAGGAACTGGGCCGCAAGTAG
- a CDS encoding GGDEF domain-containing protein gives MASTIERIRRLLRANRSAEASTLAERLAASTLDPEERASALVLRLSALVNLGRTVECASAVDAVFTALKDWYDPTLYGRAHAIAAIVAHVQGSLDNCVTHLVRSARALSSVSPANVDTALGWHNLAMAYSYIGFHGHALGAIERSREVGAEVGVPEEELATPRVRLRLAVALDHTGDTDGCLRVLRDVYAELWRYVESGAVPRLRPTIQGNFGYAAARLAALGEPIEVDAARLLRHVGDSVRSRELRHLGDVCLTIAAGRPIEALVRLGTLEVSPDTLGPAEPRRLRALAHLRANDPAAAYREDRHAFRLASSHHDKIRDLFVDGVAAWLDHADLRRTVAQYHGQALTDPLTGLPNRRHLEHYVTTMAQRGQPAILGVVDLDKFKAINTNHGHLAGDAVLQRIAGILAKVIRRGDFVARYGGDEFVLVLPETQIAEAHEIANRVATAITVEDWDALVPGTPVGVTIGWSETNGVDTVASAFTSADVAMLRAKEKPAEGTQAREWLKHTA, from the coding sequence GTGGCCTCCACCATCGAGCGCATCCGCAGACTGCTGCGCGCGAACCGGTCCGCCGAGGCCTCGACCCTCGCAGAACGCCTCGCCGCCAGCACCCTCGATCCCGAGGAGCGGGCCAGCGCCCTAGTGCTCCGCCTGTCAGCTCTGGTGAATCTCGGCCGCACCGTCGAGTGCGCCTCGGCGGTCGACGCCGTGTTCACCGCCCTCAAGGACTGGTACGACCCCACGCTCTACGGCCGGGCGCACGCCATCGCCGCGATAGTCGCCCACGTGCAGGGCTCCCTCGACAACTGCGTCACCCACCTCGTGCGCAGCGCCCGCGCGCTGTCGTCGGTGTCCCCCGCCAACGTCGACACGGCGCTGGGCTGGCACAACCTCGCGATGGCGTACTCGTACATCGGGTTCCACGGCCACGCGCTCGGCGCGATCGAGCGGTCCCGCGAGGTCGGGGCCGAGGTCGGCGTGCCCGAGGAGGAGCTGGCCACCCCGAGGGTCCGGCTGCGGCTCGCCGTGGCGCTCGACCACACCGGCGACACCGACGGCTGCCTGCGCGTCCTCCGCGACGTGTACGCGGAACTGTGGCGCTACGTCGAGTCCGGCGCCGTCCCCCGGCTGCGCCCCACGATCCAGGGCAACTTCGGGTACGCGGCGGCGCGGCTCGCCGCCCTCGGCGAGCCGATCGAGGTCGACGCCGCCCGGCTGCTGCGGCACGTCGGCGACAGCGTGCGCTCCCGCGAGCTGCGGCACCTCGGCGACGTGTGCCTGACCATCGCCGCCGGCCGGCCCATCGAGGCCCTGGTCCGGCTCGGCACGCTGGAGGTCTCCCCCGACACCCTCGGCCCCGCCGAGCCCCGCCGGCTGCGCGCCCTGGCCCACCTGCGGGCGAACGACCCGGCGGCGGCGTACCGGGAGGACCGGCACGCGTTCCGGCTCGCGTCCTCGCACCACGACAAGATCCGCGACCTGTTCGTCGACGGGGTCGCCGCCTGGCTCGACCACGCCGACCTGCGCCGGACCGTCGCGCAGTACCACGGGCAGGCGCTCACCGACCCGCTCACCGGCCTGCCGAACCGCCGGCACCTCGAGCACTACGTCACGACCATGGCCCAGCGCGGCCAGCCGGCGATCCTCGGCGTGGTCGACCTGGACAAGTTCAAGGCCATCAACACCAACCACGGGCACCTCGCCGGGGACGCCGTGCTGCAGCGGATCGCCGGGATCCTCGCGAAGGTGATCCGCCGGGGCGACTTCGTGGCCCGGTACGGCGGCGACGAGTTCGTCCTCGTCCTGCCCGAGACCCAGATCGCCGAGGCGCACGAGATCGCCAACCGGGTCGCCACGGCGATCACGGTCGAGGACTGGGACGCGCTGGTGCCCGGCACCCCGGTCGGGGTGACCATCGGCTGGTCGGAGACCAACGGGGTGGACACGGTGGCCTCGGCGTTCACCAGCGCGGACGTGGCGATGCTGCGGGCCAAGGAGAAGCCTGCCGAGGGCACGCAAGCCCGAGAATGGCTCAAGCACACGGCTTAG
- the prmC gene encoding peptide chain release factor N(5)-glutamine methyltransferase translates to MPRRLIAEATSRLNAAGVPSARVDAELLAAFVLDVPRGRLVLVDEFPPELVTRFEELVARRAERIPLQHLTGRAHFAGLELAVGPGVFVPRPETELLVEWGLSQVRAGIAVDLCSGSGAIACAVARTIPVVYAVERDPDALPWLRRNTQNTSVTVVPGDATDPSTLADLDGTVDLLLTNPPYVPTTEALPPEVIDHDPAVALFGGEDGLSVIRPLLVRAAGLLRTGGSFGMEHDDQHGESVPALMAASGDWEAVTAHRDLAGRPRFVTAVRR, encoded by the coding sequence ATGCCCAGACGGCTGATCGCGGAAGCGACTTCTCGTCTGAATGCTGCCGGGGTGCCGTCAGCCAGGGTGGATGCGGAACTACTTGCGGCTTTTGTGCTGGATGTCCCACGGGGCAGGCTGGTGCTGGTCGACGAGTTCCCTCCCGAGTTGGTCACGAGATTCGAGGAGTTGGTCGCAAGGCGGGCCGAGCGGATACCGCTCCAGCATCTCACCGGCCGGGCGCACTTCGCCGGGCTGGAGCTCGCGGTCGGGCCCGGCGTGTTCGTGCCGCGCCCCGAGACCGAGCTGCTGGTCGAGTGGGGACTGTCCCAGGTACGGGCGGGGATCGCCGTGGACCTGTGTTCGGGGTCCGGGGCCATCGCGTGCGCCGTTGCACGGACGATCCCTGTCGTCTACGCGGTGGAACGTGACCCCGACGCGTTGCCGTGGCTCCGCCGCAACACCCAAAATACATCGGTCACGGTCGTACCGGGTGACGCGACCGATCCGTCCACCCTGGCCGACCTCGACGGCACAGTGGACCTTCTGCTGACGAATCCGCCGTATGTGCCCACCACAGAGGCGTTGCCGCCCGAGGTGATCGACCACGATCCGGCCGTCGCGCTGTTCGGCGGCGAGGACGGACTGTCGGTCATCCGTCCCCTGCTGGTCCGTGCGGCGGGCCTGTTGCGTACCGGAGGATCGTTCGGCATGGAACACGACGACCAGCACGGCGAGTCCGTGCCGGCCCTGATGGCGGCCTCGGGGGACTGGGAAGCGGTCACGGCGCACCGGGACCTGGCCGGCCGGCCGCGCTTCGTGACGGCGGTGCGGCGATGA
- a CDS encoding L-threonylcarbamoyladenylate synthase produces the protein MTGVQAALVEALAAVRRGELVVMPTDTVYGLAADPFDKVSVDRLLTAKGRGRERPSGVLIGTWDQLDLVTAPLAPVARALAERFWPGALSLVVPQAEDLGWDLGETGGTVMVRMPADPVARELLTMAGPLAVSSANLHGEPPATTAEEAARQLGTRAAVYVDSGPAALGTPSTIVRCVGAGWEVLRLGAVSVEEIEAVVRDLRT, from the coding sequence ATGACCGGCGTGCAGGCCGCCCTCGTCGAGGCCCTCGCGGCCGTCCGCCGGGGCGAGCTGGTGGTCATGCCGACCGACACTGTCTACGGCCTGGCCGCCGACCCCTTCGACAAGGTGTCCGTCGACCGGCTGCTGACCGCGAAGGGCCGGGGCCGGGAGCGGCCCTCCGGGGTGCTGATCGGCACCTGGGACCAGCTCGACCTGGTCACGGCCCCGCTCGCCCCGGTCGCCCGGGCGCTGGCGGAGCGGTTCTGGCCGGGCGCGTTGTCCCTGGTCGTCCCGCAGGCCGAGGATCTCGGCTGGGATCTGGGCGAGACCGGCGGCACGGTCATGGTCCGGATGCCGGCGGACCCCGTGGCCCGGGAACTGCTGACCATGGCTGGCCCGCTGGCCGTGTCCAGCGCCAACCTGCACGGCGAGCCCCCGGCGACCACGGCGGAGGAGGCCGCACGCCAGCTCGGGACCAGGGCTGCGGTCTACGTCGACAGCGGGCCGGCGGCCCTGGGCACGCCCTCGACGATCGTCCGGTGCGTCGGCGCCGGCTGGGAGGTGCTGAGACTCGGGGCCGTGAGCGTGGAGGAGATCGAGGCGGTCGTGCGAGACTTGCGCACGTGA